The following are from one region of the Hymenobacter sp. YIM 151858-1 genome:
- a CDS encoding LysM peptidoglycan-binding domain-containing protein produces MKRLLFLLLCLLPLLVAAQSVPVPSEIQFAGLRLRLTDGGRAAVQQKVDALRRHPTSFQARVALADAAFPIIDRVLQQEGVPLDFRYLCLQESGLQGDAQSIHDAVGYWQFKREAASDFGLLVNDEVDERKHLVAATHGAAKYLLRSQQMYRNWLNTLLSYNLGPGGVKPYTLPTDATATEMEVSEKTHPYVLTFLAHKIAYEPAIGANPRPAMMLREYPALGGQSLDMLAQAIQTPAAELSKHNRWLLAAAVPTDKSYTALVPVTDSLQLLAMAVQQRQAASKLVTKPETDPTNAAFVTVNGLRAVVALPGESKEDLAQRTGIKLRKLLQYNDLKPFDQIVVGQPYFVQKKRDKAAVEYHVAQPGESVASVSQKYGMRSKAIRSKNRMAANEQLQTGRVLWMQHTRPREVAVEYVKDTNGAVAAALERPTGSAAPAEPVTAAAASAPKPAAPKPAPAAPAATANKPAQPIQDEPALADAGTEAADSNLENINDVAAPDPAPVAATPAPLPAQQPEYGSTSPAPSKSLPPSTPVADEPAADAVADEPEPVAAPTKPVGSAPAILPDSKPAPANPVPAATKPAAPAPATTPDKPVAAVPAPKPAAPVATPAPAPTVVEPVPASGMHTVQPKENVYSIARRFGIRPADIIAWNNLPPSPALLIGQIIRVAPPAPGTAASTAGATTPAPAKPAATPAPAAKPATVAAAAPAPGPAASGTIRHTVAPGESMYGISRKYGVTIKDIMEWNGKPDFNVRPGEVLVVKPTK; encoded by the coding sequence ATGAAAAGACTGTTGTTCTTGCTGCTTTGCTTGCTGCCGTTGCTGGTAGCGGCCCAGAGCGTACCTGTTCCTTCGGAAATCCAGTTTGCTGGCCTGCGCCTGCGCCTTACCGATGGTGGGCGGGCGGCCGTGCAGCAAAAAGTAGATGCCCTGCGGCGGCACCCCACGTCGTTTCAGGCGCGGGTAGCCTTGGCCGATGCAGCCTTCCCGATCATCGATCGGGTGCTGCAGCAGGAGGGCGTACCGCTCGATTTCCGTTACCTCTGCTTGCAGGAAAGCGGCCTGCAGGGCGATGCGCAAAGCATTCACGACGCTGTAGGCTACTGGCAGTTTAAGCGCGAGGCTGCTTCTGATTTTGGCTTGCTGGTGAACGATGAGGTAGACGAACGCAAGCACCTGGTGGCGGCTACCCACGGCGCGGCCAAGTACCTGCTTCGCTCGCAGCAGATGTACCGCAACTGGCTGAATACCCTGCTCAGCTACAACCTAGGGCCCGGCGGCGTGAAGCCTTACACCCTGCCCACCGATGCCACCGCCACCGAAATGGAGGTATCGGAAAAAACGCACCCTTACGTGCTGACTTTCCTGGCCCATAAAATAGCCTACGAGCCTGCCATCGGGGCCAATCCGCGCCCGGCCATGATGCTGCGCGAGTACCCCGCCCTAGGTGGTCAATCGTTGGATATGCTGGCGCAGGCCATCCAGACGCCGGCGGCCGAGCTGAGCAAGCACAACCGCTGGCTGCTGGCTGCCGCGGTGCCCACCGATAAGTCGTACACGGCGCTGGTGCCCGTAACCGACTCGCTGCAGCTGCTGGCCATGGCCGTGCAGCAGCGCCAGGCAGCCTCCAAGCTGGTAACCAAGCCCGAAACCGACCCCACCAACGCCGCTTTTGTAACGGTGAACGGCCTGCGCGCCGTGGTGGCGCTGCCCGGCGAGAGCAAAGAAGACCTGGCTCAGCGCACCGGTATTAAGCTGCGCAAACTCTTGCAGTACAACGACCTGAAGCCCTTCGATCAGATTGTCGTAGGTCAGCCTTACTTCGTGCAGAAGAAGCGCGACAAGGCCGCCGTGGAGTACCACGTGGCCCAACCCGGCGAAAGCGTGGCCTCGGTGTCGCAGAAGTACGGGATGCGCAGCAAGGCTATCCGGAGCAAAAACCGCATGGCCGCCAACGAGCAGCTGCAAACCGGCCGCGTGCTCTGGATGCAGCACACCCGCCCGCGCGAGGTGGCCGTGGAGTACGTAAAGGATACCAACGGCGCCGTAGCGGCAGCGCTGGAGCGCCCAACCGGCAGCGCTGCTCCGGCCGAGCCCGTAACCGCGGCAGCAGCTTCTGCGCCGAAACCGGCCGCACCCAAGCCTGCCCCGGCCGCGCCGGCTGCCACCGCCAACAAGCCTGCGCAGCCCATTCAGGATGAGCCCGCGCTGGCCGATGCCGGTACCGAAGCCGCCGACTCGAATCTGGAGAACATCAACGATGTGGCCGCCCCCGATCCGGCGCCGGTGGCAGCAACCCCGGCCCCTTTGCCTGCCCAGCAACCCGAGTACGGCAGCACCAGCCCGGCCCCCAGCAAAAGCTTACCGCCCTCGACCCCGGTAGCCGATGAGCCCGCCGCCGATGCAGTGGCGGATGAACCCGAACCCGTTGCGGCGCCCACAAAGCCCGTCGGCTCCGCTCCTGCCATTCTGCCTGACAGCAAACCTGCCCCGGCCAATCCTGTCCCCGCTGCTACCAAGCCTGCGGCCCCTGCTCCCGCCACCACGCCCGATAAGCCGGTTGCGGCAGTGCCGGCCCCCAAGCCGGCCGCCCCGGTGGCTACACCAGCCCCCGCGCCCACGGTTGTTGAGCCCGTTCCGGCCTCGGGCATGCACACGGTTCAGCCCAAAGAAAACGTGTACTCCATTGCCCGCCGCTTTGGCATTCGGCCCGCCGATATCATTGCCTGGAACAACCTGCCACCTAGCCCCGCCTTGTTGATCGGGCAGATAATTCGGGTAGCGCCGCCGGCTCCGGGTACTGCGGCCTCGACGGCTGGGGCCACCACCCCGGCCCCGGCCAAACCTGCCGCTACTCCTGCCCCTGCCGCCAAGCCGGCCACGGTGGCCGCTGCGGCACCTGCTCCGGGCCCAGCGGCTTCGGGCACCATCAGGCACACGGTAGCGCCGGGCGAGTCGATGTACGGCATTTCGCGCAAGTACGGCGTCACCATCAAAGACATTATGGAGTGGAACGGCAAGCCCGATTTCAACGTGCGCCCCGGCGAGGTACTCGTTGTAAAACCCACCAAGTAG
- a CDS encoding isoaspartyl peptidase/L-asparaginase family protein — protein sequence MKKLLYLLPLALLHLGVGAQAQTPAPAKPASATSTADPSRITLVVHGGAGTITRANMTPDQEKAYREVLNQALQVGYGVLQKGGTSLDAVEATVRIMEDSPLFNAGKGAVFTHEGRNELDASIMDGKTLKAGSVAGVTVVRNPITAARTVMEKSEHVMMVGPGAELFAKEKGLQIVEPSYFYTEARYNQLQKAIAKEQGAVTDQLNTPTKAAAPAAPATESKKIKVKQKAGSMPQGYQEPPIFTEGRKYGTVGAVALDQYGNLAAATSTGGMTNKRYGRVGDAPIIGAGTYADNQSCAISCTGWGEYFIRATVARDIAARMEYGKQPLQQAAQATIDKVAQLGGDGGLIGLDRQGNITMPFNSEGMYRGYIKANGQSEVLIYK from the coding sequence ATGAAAAAGCTCCTGTACCTGCTGCCTCTGGCGCTGCTTCACCTAGGGGTAGGCGCGCAGGCCCAAACCCCGGCACCCGCCAAGCCCGCATCGGCTACCTCAACTGCCGACCCCAGCCGTATTACCCTGGTTGTTCATGGCGGAGCCGGTACCATTACCCGCGCCAACATGACGCCCGACCAGGAGAAGGCCTACCGCGAGGTGCTCAACCAGGCGCTGCAGGTGGGCTACGGCGTGCTGCAGAAGGGCGGCACCTCGCTCGATGCCGTGGAGGCCACGGTGCGCATCATGGAGGATTCGCCGCTGTTCAACGCTGGCAAAGGAGCCGTTTTCACCCACGAGGGCCGCAACGAGCTCGATGCTTCTATTATGGACGGCAAAACGCTTAAGGCTGGCTCGGTGGCCGGCGTAACCGTTGTGCGCAACCCCATTACGGCTGCCCGCACCGTGATGGAAAAGTCGGAGCACGTGATGATGGTAGGGCCCGGCGCCGAGTTGTTTGCCAAAGAGAAAGGCCTGCAGATCGTTGAGCCCAGCTACTTCTACACCGAGGCGCGTTACAACCAGCTGCAAAAAGCCATTGCCAAGGAGCAGGGCGCCGTTACCGATCAGCTGAACACGCCTACCAAAGCTGCGGCGCCCGCAGCGCCGGCTACCGAGTCGAAGAAGATTAAGGTAAAACAGAAGGCCGGCAGCATGCCCCAGGGCTACCAGGAGCCGCCCATCTTCACGGAGGGGCGCAAGTACGGCACGGTAGGCGCCGTGGCCCTCGACCAATACGGCAACCTGGCCGCCGCCACCAGCACCGGCGGCATGACCAACAAACGCTACGGCCGCGTCGGCGATGCACCCATCATCGGGGCCGGCACCTACGCCGATAACCAGTCGTGCGCTATTTCGTGCACGGGCTGGGGCGAGTACTTTATCCGGGCCACGGTAGCCCGCGACATTGCCGCCCGCATGGAGTATGGCAAGCAGCCGCTGCAGCAGGCCGCCCAGGCCACCATCGATAAGGTAGCCCAGTTGGGCGGCGACGGCGGCCTCATCGGCCTCGATAGGCAAGGCAACATTACCATGCCTTTTAATTCTGAAGGCATGTACCGCGGCTACATCAAGGCCAATGGGCAAAGCGAAGTGCTCATTTACAAGTAA
- a CDS encoding Lrp/AsnC ligand binding domain-containing protein, which yields MSRNYELDDTDRKILALLLEDAKMPYTEIARRVHVSGGTVHVRMGRLEELGIVRGATLKIDYAKLGYGVNAFLGIYLLKSSVYNSVAEQLRDIPEVVSIHFTTGAYGVFARLVCRDTQHLRDVLHDKIQLIEGIERTETLISLEETLNRPIQLL from the coding sequence ATGTCTCGTAATTACGAACTTGACGACACCGACCGTAAAATACTGGCGCTGTTACTCGAAGACGCCAAAATGCCTTACACCGAAATTGCGCGTCGGGTACACGTATCGGGAGGCACGGTGCACGTGCGAATGGGCCGCCTCGAAGAGCTGGGTATTGTACGCGGTGCTACGCTTAAAATTGATTATGCCAAGCTGGGCTACGGCGTAAACGCCTTTTTGGGCATCTACTTGCTCAAAAGCTCGGTGTACAACAGCGTGGCCGAGCAGCTGCGCGATATTCCGGAGGTGGTAAGCATCCACTTTACTACCGGCGCCTACGGGGTGTTTGCCCGCCTGGTATGCCGCGATACGCAACACCTGCGCGATGTGCTTCACGACAAGATTCAGCTGATCGAGGGCATCGAACGCACCGAAACCCTTATTTCGCTGGAAGAAACGCTGAACCGGCCCATACAATTGCTTTAA
- the dnaE gene encoding DNA polymerase III subunit alpha: MPTFSHLHCHTQYSLLDGQASISALMKKAQKDGMPAVALTDHGNMFGAFNFVAEANKYNVKPIVGCEFYLVEDRHKKSFSREKGERDNRFHQLLLAKDQAGYQNLAKLCSMSYIEGVYSKYPRIDKELLLQYHEGLIATSCCIGAEIPQALLWKSEAEAEQILKWWLDVFGEDYYIEIQRHGLMNIDNTGKSQEDLNQTLLKWAKKYNVKVICTNDSHYVDQQDFAPHDLLLCVNTGEEYSIPVGDFQTKYFRLISGEKEVLYDHLDNLRPRAAKDDEVRRQLMRIDEEMQMPKPRSRFGFPNDQFYFKSQEEMNALFADVPESVDNTNEIVDKITPPKLARDILLPNFPLPAGFANADEFLRELTYVGAFGPGAGKGIVTMTKPPRYSERTPEIEERLEYELRIIQTMGFAGYFLIVQDFINKGRDMGVAVGPGRGSAAGSAVAYCVGITNIDPIKYSLLFERFLNPERVSMPDIDIDFDDVNRQRVIDYVVDKYGKTQVAQIITFGTMAAKSSIKDVARAMELPLPATNELAKMVPEKPGTTLAGAFAENQELDMIRRDDAPDNLRGQILRLAEKLEGSVRNTGIHAAGVIIAPDDITKYIPVSTSKDSDLLVTQFDGKVIESAGMLKMDFLGLKTLTIIVDALTLIKKNHGVDINIDDIPLDDPKTYELYQRGDTIGTFQFESEGMRMYLKDLKPTNIEDLIAMNALYRPGPMQFIPNFINRKHGREPIEYPHELLEPILNYSQGIMVYQEQIMQTAQILAGYSLGGADLLRRAMGKKDMKKMAQEREKFCKGALELHGIKEKKANEVFDVMEKFAAYGFNRSHSAAYSVVAYQTGYLKANYPAEYMAAVLTNNMSDIKKVTFFIEEARRQGVQVLGPDVNESVLKFNVNEKGQIRFGMAAVKGAGEAAIENIVAEREKKGPYSDIFDFAKRVNLRAVNKKTFESLALAGAFDSFERYHRRQFVEAPAGDQHLIDKAVRLGQQHQADQDSAQQSLFGGGAFGAVAMPLPKVADMEPWPATEQLRREKEVVGFYLSGHPLDDFKLEIDSYCTCGLDKIETYKNRDITVAGLISNVMFKTTKTGQPFVSFNVEDYESSINLALFRDDYTKFSSIINPRNYDKEQIPPMFIRGKYAQRFRDSDQYEFKIMTMEPLFNVAEKLANGVRVQLDLRTITEPFMDRFMSAVEECAGSKKLEIKFAEPHEHLTVDTYSRRYRIEPKSFIFRMREMEIDACQLI, encoded by the coding sequence ATGCCCACGTTCTCGCACCTCCACTGCCACACCCAATACTCCCTGCTCGACGGCCAAGCCAGCATTTCGGCGCTGATGAAAAAGGCGCAGAAGGACGGTATGCCCGCCGTGGCCCTCACCGACCACGGCAACATGTTTGGGGCGTTCAACTTTGTGGCCGAGGCCAACAAGTACAACGTGAAACCCATCGTGGGCTGCGAGTTTTACTTGGTGGAGGATCGGCACAAAAAGTCTTTCAGCCGCGAAAAGGGCGAGCGGGACAACCGCTTTCACCAGCTGCTGCTGGCCAAAGACCAGGCCGGCTACCAGAACCTGGCCAAGCTTTGCTCCATGAGCTACATCGAGGGCGTGTACTCCAAGTACCCGCGCATCGATAAGGAGCTGCTGCTGCAGTATCACGAGGGCCTGATTGCTACCTCGTGCTGCATCGGGGCCGAAATTCCGCAGGCGCTGCTGTGGAAATCGGAAGCAGAAGCGGAGCAAATCCTGAAATGGTGGCTCGACGTGTTCGGCGAGGACTACTACATCGAGATTCAGCGCCACGGGCTGATGAACATCGATAACACGGGCAAAAGCCAGGAAGACCTGAACCAAACCCTGTTGAAGTGGGCCAAGAAGTACAACGTTAAGGTCATCTGCACCAACGACTCGCACTACGTCGATCAGCAGGACTTTGCCCCGCACGATTTGCTGCTGTGCGTGAACACCGGCGAGGAATACAGCATCCCCGTGGGCGACTTCCAGACGAAGTACTTCCGCCTGATTTCGGGCGAGAAGGAAGTGCTGTACGACCACCTCGACAACCTGCGCCCGCGCGCCGCCAAAGACGACGAGGTGCGCCGGCAGCTCATGCGCATCGACGAGGAAATGCAGATGCCCAAGCCCCGCTCGCGCTTTGGCTTCCCCAACGACCAGTTCTACTTCAAGTCGCAGGAAGAGATGAACGCGCTTTTCGCAGACGTGCCGGAAAGCGTGGACAACACGAACGAAATCGTTGATAAAATCACGCCGCCCAAGCTGGCGCGCGATATCCTGTTGCCCAACTTCCCGCTGCCGGCTGGCTTTGCCAATGCCGACGAATTCCTGCGCGAACTGACCTACGTGGGCGCGTTCGGGCCGGGGGCGGGCAAGGGCATCGTGACGATGACCAAGCCGCCGCGCTACTCCGAGCGCACGCCCGAAATCGAGGAACGGCTGGAATACGAGCTGCGCATCATCCAGACGATGGGCTTTGCGGGCTACTTCCTCATCGTGCAGGACTTCATCAACAAGGGCCGCGACATGGGCGTGGCCGTGGGCCCGGGCCGTGGCTCGGCGGCCGGCTCGGCGGTGGCCTACTGCGTAGGCATCACCAACATCGACCCGATTAAGTACTCCTTGCTGTTCGAGCGTTTCCTGAACCCCGAGCGCGTGTCGATGCCCGATATCGATATCGACTTCGACGACGTGAACCGCCAGCGCGTGATTGACTACGTGGTAGACAAGTACGGCAAAACGCAGGTGGCCCAGATTATCACCTTCGGTACCATGGCCGCCAAGTCGAGCATCAAGGACGTAGCGCGGGCCATGGAGCTGCCCCTGCCCGCCACCAACGAGCTGGCCAAGATGGTGCCCGAAAAGCCCGGCACCACGCTGGCCGGGGCTTTTGCCGAAAACCAGGAGCTGGACATGATCCGCCGCGACGACGCGCCGGACAACTTGCGCGGCCAGATTCTGCGCCTTGCCGAAAAGCTCGAAGGCTCGGTGCGCAATACGGGCATCCACGCGGCCGGCGTCATCATCGCCCCCGACGACATCACGAAGTACATTCCGGTGTCGACCTCCAAGGACTCGGACCTCTTGGTGACGCAGTTCGACGGCAAGGTGATTGAGTCGGCGGGGATGCTGAAGATGGACTTCCTGGGGCTGAAGACGCTCACGATTATCGTGGACGCCCTCACGCTGATCAAGAAGAACCACGGCGTCGACATCAACATCGACGACATTCCGCTCGACGACCCCAAGACCTACGAACTGTACCAGCGCGGCGACACCATCGGCACGTTCCAGTTCGAATCGGAGGGCATGCGCATGTACCTCAAGGACCTCAAGCCCACCAACATCGAGGACCTGATTGCCATGAACGCCCTGTACCGCCCCGGCCCGATGCAGTTCATTCCGAACTTCATCAACCGCAAGCACGGGCGCGAGCCGATTGAGTACCCACACGAGCTGCTGGAGCCCATCCTGAACTACTCCCAGGGCATCATGGTGTACCAGGAGCAGATCATGCAAACGGCCCAGATCCTGGCCGGCTACTCCCTAGGTGGCGCCGACCTGCTGCGCCGCGCCATGGGTAAGAAGGACATGAAGAAGATGGCGCAGGAGCGGGAGAAATTCTGCAAGGGCGCTTTGGAGCTGCACGGCATCAAGGAGAAGAAAGCCAACGAGGTGTTCGACGTGATGGAGAAGTTTGCGGCCTACGGCTTCAACCGCTCCCACTCGGCCGCCTACTCGGTGGTGGCTTATCAGACGGGTTATCTGAAGGCCAACTACCCGGCCGAATACATGGCGGCGGTGCTGACGAACAACATGTCGGACATCAAGAAGGTGACCTTCTTTATCGAGGAGGCGCGCCGCCAGGGTGTGCAGGTACTCGGCCCCGACGTGAACGAATCGGTGCTGAAGTTCAACGTGAACGAGAAGGGTCAGATTCGTTTCGGCATGGCCGCCGTGAAGGGTGCCGGCGAAGCCGCCATCGAGAACATTGTGGCCGAACGCGAAAAGAAAGGCCCGTACTCCGACATTTTCGACTTTGCCAAGCGCGTGAACCTGCGCGCCGTGAACAAGAAAACGTTCGAAAGCCTGGCTTTGGCTGGAGCCTTCGACTCGTTTGAGCGCTACCACCGCCGCCAGTTTGTGGAGGCCCCGGCCGGCGACCAGCACCTCATCGACAAGGCGGTGCGCCTAGGTCAGCAGCACCAGGCCGACCAGGACTCGGCCCAGCAGAGCTTGTTTGGGGGCGGCGCTTTCGGGGCGGTGGCCATGCCGCTGCCCAAGGTGGCCGACATGGAGCCCTGGCCCGCTACCGAGCAGCTGCGCCGCGAAAAGGAAGTGGTGGGCTTTTACCTCTCGGGCCACCCGCTCGACGACTTCAAGCTGGAAATAGACAGCTACTGCACCTGCGGCCTCGACAAGATTGAGACGTACAAGAACCGCGACATTACGGTGGCGGGGCTGATTTCGAACGTGATGTTCAAGACGACCAAGACGGGCCAGCCGTTCGTGTCGTTCAACGTGGAAGACTACGAATCGAGCATCAACCTGGCCTTGTTCCGCGACGACTACACCAAGTTTTCGAGCATCATCAACCCACGCAACTACGACAAGGAGCAGATTCCGCCGATGTTCATCCGGGGCAAGTACGCCCAGCGGTTCCGCGACTCCGATCAGTACGAGTTCAAGATCATGACCATGGAGCCGCTGTTCAACGTGGCCGAGAAGCTGGCCAACGGCGTGCGCGTGCAGCTCGATCTGCGCACGATTACGGAGCCCTTCATGGACCGCTTTATGTCGGCCGTGGAGGAGTGCGCGGGCTCCAAAAAGCTCGAAATCAAGTTTGCCGAGCCGCACGAGCACCTCACGGTGGATACCTACTCGCGCCGCTACCGCATCGAGCCCAAGTCGTTTATCTTCCGGATGCGCGAAATGGAAATTGACGCCTGCCAGCTCATCTAA
- a CDS encoding energy transducer TonB gives MKALLAALLLFGGASVAEAQSLPAVYLNELNQEAVPDSATHYRVVEQQPENGLYPIREYALNGTLLLRGYLDSITPPRRSGLFTTYYPSGAKASQVHFQNDQPNGLYVAWYEDGKVQERGEYHNGERTGRWLSVHRNGQRRSTGLYHENQPTGEWRYYYSSGQPAAVEQIGQEASVKLFNEDGSRYEGMVRRRQAPEFPGGEQALVEYLIQHTNYPKDARRKGITGKVYVSYTVGEDGRVGQVRVLRGLSPDTDLEAKRVVESLPRFRPGREYNVPTSFTYTVPIYFAPQFNLFGGPKPPPTPPVEARANWE, from the coding sequence ATGAAAGCTTTGCTTGCTGCCTTGCTGCTTTTCGGCGGCGCCTCCGTAGCCGAGGCCCAGAGCCTACCGGCTGTGTACCTGAACGAGCTAAATCAGGAGGCCGTACCCGACAGCGCCACGCACTACCGGGTGGTGGAGCAACAACCCGAGAACGGCCTGTACCCTATACGCGAGTACGCCCTGAACGGCACCCTGCTGTTGCGGGGCTACCTCGATAGCATAACGCCGCCCAGACGCAGCGGCTTGTTCACTACCTACTATCCCAGCGGCGCCAAGGCCAGCCAGGTACACTTTCAGAACGACCAGCCCAACGGGTTGTACGTAGCCTGGTACGAAGACGGCAAGGTGCAGGAGCGGGGCGAGTACCACAACGGCGAGCGTACCGGCCGCTGGCTAAGCGTACACCGCAACGGGCAGCGCCGCTCCACCGGCCTGTACCACGAAAACCAGCCCACCGGCGAGTGGCGCTATTATTACAGCTCAGGCCAGCCCGCAGCGGTAGAGCAAATAGGCCAGGAAGCCAGCGTAAAGCTCTTCAACGAAGACGGCAGCCGCTACGAGGGCATGGTGCGGCGGCGGCAGGCGCCCGAGTTCCCGGGCGGCGAGCAAGCCTTGGTCGAGTACCTGATTCAGCACACTAACTACCCCAAAGATGCCCGCCGCAAGGGCATTACCGGTAAAGTGTACGTGAGCTACACCGTGGGCGAAGACGGCCGGGTAGGGCAGGTGCGCGTGCTGCGCGGCCTCTCGCCCGATACCGACCTGGAGGCCAAGCGCGTGGTGGAAAGCCTGCCTAGGTTCCGGCCGGGCCGCGAGTACAACGTGCCCACCAGTTTCACCTACACGGTGCCTATTTACTTCGCCCCACAGTTCAATTTGTTTGGCGGGCCCAAGCCCCCGCCCACGCCGCCGGTAGAGGCCCGCGCCAACTGGGAGTAA
- the trxA gene encoding thioredoxin, with protein sequence MGHKAIEITDANFDEIINSDKPVLVDFWAEWCGPCRMVGPVVEELAGEYEGRAVIGKVDVDANPQTSMKFGIRSIPTLLVFKNGQVVDKQVGAVPKHVLAQKLDAQVTA encoded by the coding sequence ATGGGACACAAAGCCATTGAAATCACCGACGCCAACTTCGACGAAATCATCAACTCCGATAAGCCTGTACTGGTAGACTTTTGGGCCGAATGGTGCGGCCCGTGCCGCATGGTAGGCCCGGTAGTGGAGGAACTGGCCGGTGAGTACGAAGGCCGCGCCGTTATCGGCAAAGTTGACGTAGACGCCAACCCGCAAACCTCGATGAAGTTCGGCATCCGCAGCATCCCTACGCTGCTGGTGTTCAAGAACGGCCAGGTGGTTGACAAGCAAGTGGGCGCCGTGCCCAAGCACGTGCTGGCCCAGAAGCTGGATGCGCAGGTAACGGCCTAA